Proteins encoded together in one Lathamus discolor isolate bLatDis1 chromosome 3, bLatDis1.hap1, whole genome shotgun sequence window:
- the GPSM2 gene encoding G-protein-signaling modulator 2 isoform X4 translates to MEESNVLISMREDRSFHVRYRMEASCLELALEGERLCKAGDCRAGVSFFEAAVQVGTEDLKTLSAIYSQLGNAYFYLHEYGKALEYHHHDLTLARTIGDLLGEAKASGNLGNTLKVLGNFEEAIVCCQRHLDISRELNDKVGEARALYNLGNVYHSKGKNVASVGTHDPGELPDDVKNALQKAATYYEENLSIVTELGDRAAQGRAFGNLGNTHYLLGNFRSAVLAHEQRLLIAKEFGDRSAERRAYSNLGNAYIFLGEFETASEYYKRTLQLARQLKDRAVEAQACYSLGNTYTLLQDYEKAIDYHLKHLVIAQELNDKIGEGRACWSLGNAYTALGNHDQAMHFAERHLEISREVGDKSGELTARLNLSDLQMVLGLSYSTNNSMMAESHAVDTSLNGTRPRVGRRHSMENMELMKLTPEKKNSREAMADEGFFDLLSRFQSNRMDDQRCYFQEKNRFSTASVATSSSPPKTMRKSFSTSVVSPHTDEFLDLLASSQSRRLDDQRASFSNLPGLRLNQRNSHSVLGHLMARNNRDLDDDFFDILIKCQGSRLDDQRCAPPSSAKGPTVPDEDFFSLILRSQAKRMDEQRVHLPSTIKEQSSS, encoded by the exons ATGGAGGAAAGTAATGTTTTGATAAGCATGCGTGAAGATCGTTCCTTTCATGTTCGATACAG GATGGAGGCTTCCTGCCTGGAGCTAGCTTTGGAAGGTGAGCGCCTGTGTAAAGCAGGAGATTGCCGAGCTGGTGTGTCTTTCTTTGAAGCAGCTGTTCAGGTTGGAACTGAAGATTTAAAAACACTCAGTGCTATTTACAGCCAGTTAGGCAATGCCTATTTCTACTTGCATGAATATGGAAAGGCCTTGGAATACCATCACCATGATTTAACTCTTGCAAG AACAATTGGAGATCTACTGGGTGAAGCTAAAGCTAGTGGGAATCTGGGCAACACCTTAAAGGTACTTGGGAATTTTGAAGAAGCTATTGTTTGTTGTCAGAGACATCTGGATATTTCCAGAGAGTTAAATGATAAG gTTGGAGAAGCAAGAGCACTGTATAATCTGGGAAATGTATATCACTCTAAAGGGAAAAATGTAGCCAGTGTTGGGACTCATGATCCAGGGGAACTTCCAGATGATGTGaaaaatgctttacaaaaaGCTGCAACTTATTATGA GGAAAATCTGTCAATAGTAACAGAGCTGGGTGATAGAGCAGCACAAGGACGTGCCTTTGGAAACCTGGGAAACACACACTATCTTCTGGGCAACTTCAGGAGTGCGGTTTTAGCCCATGAACAG cgtCTCCTAATTGCAAAGGAGTTTGGCGATAGATCAGCGGAAAGAAGAGCATACAGCAATCTTGGAAACGCCTACATCTTCCTGGGTGAATTTGAAACCGCTTCAGAATACTACAA GAGGACACTCCAGCTGGCTCGACAGCTTAAAGACAGAGCTGTGGAAGCACAGGCCTGCTACAGCCTTGGGAACACGTACACTTTGCTTCAGGATTATGAAAAAGCAATTGATTATCATTTGAAACACCTCGTGATTGCTCAGGAATTAAATGACAA aattgGTGAAGGAAGAGCATGCTGGAGTTTAGGGAATGCTTACACTGCGCTGGGAAATCACGACCAAGCTATGCATTTTGCAGAAAGGCACCTGGAGATCTCAAGAGAG gtAGGAGATAAAAGTGGAGAACTCACTGCAAGACTTAATCTCTCAGATCTTCAAATGGTTCTTGGATTAAGCTACAGCACAAACAACTCCATGATGGCAGAAAGCCATGCGGTAGATACCAGTCTGAATG GTACCAGACCAAGAGTAGGACGCCGTCACAGTATGGAGAACATGGAACTTATGAAAttaactccggaaaag aaaaacagtCGGGAGGCAATGGCAGATGAAGGGTTCTTTGATCTGCTGAGTCGATTCCAGAGCAACAGGATGGATGATCAGAGATGCTACTTCCAGGAGAAGAACAGGTTCTCAACTGCTTCAGTGGCAACATCCTCTTCTCCACCTAAAACAAtgagaaaat CCTTTTCTACATCTGTAGTTTCACCCCACACAGATGAGTTTCTAGACCTACTTGCTAGCTCTCAGAGCCGCCGGCTCGATGACCAGCGTGCCAGCTTTAGCAATCTACCTGGACTCCGTCTTAACCAGCGCAACAGTCACTCAGTCCTGGGTCATCTCATGGCACGTAACAACAGGGACCTAGATGATGACTTCTTTGATATACTGATAAAATGTCAG GGTTCCAGACTGGACGATCAAAGATGTGCTCCTCCCTCATCTGCAAAAGGACCAACTGTACCAGATGAGGATTTTTTCAGCCTGATTTTACGGTCACAAGCTAAGAGAATGGATGAACAAAGAGTCCATTTGCCCTCAACTATAAAGGAACAAAGTTCTagctga
- the GPSM2 gene encoding G-protein-signaling modulator 2 isoform X1: MEESNVLISMREDRSFHVRYRMEASCLELALEGERLCKAGDCRAGVSFFEAAVQVGTEDLKTLSAIYSQLGNAYFYLHEYGKALEYHHHDLTLARTIGDLLGEAKASGNLGNTLKVLGNFEEAIVCCQRHLDISRELNDKVGEARALYNLGNVYHSKGKNVASVGTHDPGELPDDVKNALQKAATYYEENLSIVTELGDRAAQGRAFGNLGNTHYLLGNFRSAVLAHEQRLLIAKEFGDRSAERRAYSNLGNAYIFLGEFETASEYYKRTLQLARQLKDRAVEAQACYSLGNTYTLLQDYEKAIDYHLKHLVIAQELNDKIGEGRACWSLGNAYTALGNHDQAMHFAERHLEISREVGDKSGELTARLNLSDLQMVLGLSYSTNNSMMAESHAVDTSLNGTRPRVGRRHSMENMELMKLTPEKVQNWNSEILAKQKPLVAKPSAKLHFVNRLKGKKYKTGTTSKVLQDASNSIDHRLPNSQRKNSREAMADEGFFDLLSRFQSNRMDDQRCYFQEKNRFSTASVATSSSPPKTMRKSFSTSVVSPHTDEFLDLLASSQSRRLDDQRASFSNLPGLRLNQRNSHSVLGHLMARNNRDLDDDFFDILIKCQGSRLDDQRCAPPSSAKGPTVPDEDFFSLILRSQAKRMDEQRVHLPSTIKEQSSS, encoded by the exons ATGGAGGAAAGTAATGTTTTGATAAGCATGCGTGAAGATCGTTCCTTTCATGTTCGATACAG GATGGAGGCTTCCTGCCTGGAGCTAGCTTTGGAAGGTGAGCGCCTGTGTAAAGCAGGAGATTGCCGAGCTGGTGTGTCTTTCTTTGAAGCAGCTGTTCAGGTTGGAACTGAAGATTTAAAAACACTCAGTGCTATTTACAGCCAGTTAGGCAATGCCTATTTCTACTTGCATGAATATGGAAAGGCCTTGGAATACCATCACCATGATTTAACTCTTGCAAG AACAATTGGAGATCTACTGGGTGAAGCTAAAGCTAGTGGGAATCTGGGCAACACCTTAAAGGTACTTGGGAATTTTGAAGAAGCTATTGTTTGTTGTCAGAGACATCTGGATATTTCCAGAGAGTTAAATGATAAG gTTGGAGAAGCAAGAGCACTGTATAATCTGGGAAATGTATATCACTCTAAAGGGAAAAATGTAGCCAGTGTTGGGACTCATGATCCAGGGGAACTTCCAGATGATGTGaaaaatgctttacaaaaaGCTGCAACTTATTATGA GGAAAATCTGTCAATAGTAACAGAGCTGGGTGATAGAGCAGCACAAGGACGTGCCTTTGGAAACCTGGGAAACACACACTATCTTCTGGGCAACTTCAGGAGTGCGGTTTTAGCCCATGAACAG cgtCTCCTAATTGCAAAGGAGTTTGGCGATAGATCAGCGGAAAGAAGAGCATACAGCAATCTTGGAAACGCCTACATCTTCCTGGGTGAATTTGAAACCGCTTCAGAATACTACAA GAGGACACTCCAGCTGGCTCGACAGCTTAAAGACAGAGCTGTGGAAGCACAGGCCTGCTACAGCCTTGGGAACACGTACACTTTGCTTCAGGATTATGAAAAAGCAATTGATTATCATTTGAAACACCTCGTGATTGCTCAGGAATTAAATGACAA aattgGTGAAGGAAGAGCATGCTGGAGTTTAGGGAATGCTTACACTGCGCTGGGAAATCACGACCAAGCTATGCATTTTGCAGAAAGGCACCTGGAGATCTCAAGAGAG gtAGGAGATAAAAGTGGAGAACTCACTGCAAGACTTAATCTCTCAGATCTTCAAATGGTTCTTGGATTAAGCTACAGCACAAACAACTCCATGATGGCAGAAAGCCATGCGGTAGATACCAGTCTGAATG GTACCAGACCAAGAGTAGGACGCCGTCACAGTATGGAGAACATGGAACTTATGAAAttaactccggaaaag GTTCAGAACTGGAACAGTGAGATTCTTGCTAAGCAGAAACCACTGGTTGCCAAACCTTCagcaaaactgcattttgtaAATCGACTAAAAGGCAAAAAGTACAAAACCGGCACCACTTCAAAAGTTTTGCAGGATGCCAGTAATTCTATTGATCATCGACTTCCAAACTCACAGAGG aaaaacagtCGGGAGGCAATGGCAGATGAAGGGTTCTTTGATCTGCTGAGTCGATTCCAGAGCAACAGGATGGATGATCAGAGATGCTACTTCCAGGAGAAGAACAGGTTCTCAACTGCTTCAGTGGCAACATCCTCTTCTCCACCTAAAACAAtgagaaaat CCTTTTCTACATCTGTAGTTTCACCCCACACAGATGAGTTTCTAGACCTACTTGCTAGCTCTCAGAGCCGCCGGCTCGATGACCAGCGTGCCAGCTTTAGCAATCTACCTGGACTCCGTCTTAACCAGCGCAACAGTCACTCAGTCCTGGGTCATCTCATGGCACGTAACAACAGGGACCTAGATGATGACTTCTTTGATATACTGATAAAATGTCAG GGTTCCAGACTGGACGATCAAAGATGTGCTCCTCCCTCATCTGCAAAAGGACCAACTGTACCAGATGAGGATTTTTTCAGCCTGATTTTACGGTCACAAGCTAAGAGAATGGATGAACAAAGAGTCCATTTGCCCTCAACTATAAAGGAACAAAGTTCTagctga
- the GPSM2 gene encoding G-protein-signaling modulator 2 isoform X2, whose protein sequence is MSKTSRMEASCLELALEGERLCKAGDCRAGVSFFEAAVQVGTEDLKTLSAIYSQLGNAYFYLHEYGKALEYHHHDLTLARTIGDLLGEAKASGNLGNTLKVLGNFEEAIVCCQRHLDISRELNDKVGEARALYNLGNVYHSKGKNVASVGTHDPGELPDDVKNALQKAATYYEENLSIVTELGDRAAQGRAFGNLGNTHYLLGNFRSAVLAHEQRLLIAKEFGDRSAERRAYSNLGNAYIFLGEFETASEYYKRTLQLARQLKDRAVEAQACYSLGNTYTLLQDYEKAIDYHLKHLVIAQELNDKIGEGRACWSLGNAYTALGNHDQAMHFAERHLEISREVGDKSGELTARLNLSDLQMVLGLSYSTNNSMMAESHAVDTSLNGTRPRVGRRHSMENMELMKLTPEKVQNWNSEILAKQKPLVAKPSAKLHFVNRLKGKKYKTGTTSKVLQDASNSIDHRLPNSQRKNSREAMADEGFFDLLSRFQSNRMDDQRCYFQEKNRFSTASVATSSSPPKTMRKSFSTSVVSPHTDEFLDLLASSQSRRLDDQRASFSNLPGLRLNQRNSHSVLGHLMARNNRDLDDDFFDILIKCQGSRLDDQRCAPPSSAKGPTVPDEDFFSLILRSQAKRMDEQRVHLPSTIKEQSSS, encoded by the exons ATGTCGAAGACCAGCAG GATGGAGGCTTCCTGCCTGGAGCTAGCTTTGGAAGGTGAGCGCCTGTGTAAAGCAGGAGATTGCCGAGCTGGTGTGTCTTTCTTTGAAGCAGCTGTTCAGGTTGGAACTGAAGATTTAAAAACACTCAGTGCTATTTACAGCCAGTTAGGCAATGCCTATTTCTACTTGCATGAATATGGAAAGGCCTTGGAATACCATCACCATGATTTAACTCTTGCAAG AACAATTGGAGATCTACTGGGTGAAGCTAAAGCTAGTGGGAATCTGGGCAACACCTTAAAGGTACTTGGGAATTTTGAAGAAGCTATTGTTTGTTGTCAGAGACATCTGGATATTTCCAGAGAGTTAAATGATAAG gTTGGAGAAGCAAGAGCACTGTATAATCTGGGAAATGTATATCACTCTAAAGGGAAAAATGTAGCCAGTGTTGGGACTCATGATCCAGGGGAACTTCCAGATGATGTGaaaaatgctttacaaaaaGCTGCAACTTATTATGA GGAAAATCTGTCAATAGTAACAGAGCTGGGTGATAGAGCAGCACAAGGACGTGCCTTTGGAAACCTGGGAAACACACACTATCTTCTGGGCAACTTCAGGAGTGCGGTTTTAGCCCATGAACAG cgtCTCCTAATTGCAAAGGAGTTTGGCGATAGATCAGCGGAAAGAAGAGCATACAGCAATCTTGGAAACGCCTACATCTTCCTGGGTGAATTTGAAACCGCTTCAGAATACTACAA GAGGACACTCCAGCTGGCTCGACAGCTTAAAGACAGAGCTGTGGAAGCACAGGCCTGCTACAGCCTTGGGAACACGTACACTTTGCTTCAGGATTATGAAAAAGCAATTGATTATCATTTGAAACACCTCGTGATTGCTCAGGAATTAAATGACAA aattgGTGAAGGAAGAGCATGCTGGAGTTTAGGGAATGCTTACACTGCGCTGGGAAATCACGACCAAGCTATGCATTTTGCAGAAAGGCACCTGGAGATCTCAAGAGAG gtAGGAGATAAAAGTGGAGAACTCACTGCAAGACTTAATCTCTCAGATCTTCAAATGGTTCTTGGATTAAGCTACAGCACAAACAACTCCATGATGGCAGAAAGCCATGCGGTAGATACCAGTCTGAATG GTACCAGACCAAGAGTAGGACGCCGTCACAGTATGGAGAACATGGAACTTATGAAAttaactccggaaaag GTTCAGAACTGGAACAGTGAGATTCTTGCTAAGCAGAAACCACTGGTTGCCAAACCTTCagcaaaactgcattttgtaAATCGACTAAAAGGCAAAAAGTACAAAACCGGCACCACTTCAAAAGTTTTGCAGGATGCCAGTAATTCTATTGATCATCGACTTCCAAACTCACAGAGG aaaaacagtCGGGAGGCAATGGCAGATGAAGGGTTCTTTGATCTGCTGAGTCGATTCCAGAGCAACAGGATGGATGATCAGAGATGCTACTTCCAGGAGAAGAACAGGTTCTCAACTGCTTCAGTGGCAACATCCTCTTCTCCACCTAAAACAAtgagaaaat CCTTTTCTACATCTGTAGTTTCACCCCACACAGATGAGTTTCTAGACCTACTTGCTAGCTCTCAGAGCCGCCGGCTCGATGACCAGCGTGCCAGCTTTAGCAATCTACCTGGACTCCGTCTTAACCAGCGCAACAGTCACTCAGTCCTGGGTCATCTCATGGCACGTAACAACAGGGACCTAGATGATGACTTCTTTGATATACTGATAAAATGTCAG GGTTCCAGACTGGACGATCAAAGATGTGCTCCTCCCTCATCTGCAAAAGGACCAACTGTACCAGATGAGGATTTTTTCAGCCTGATTTTACGGTCACAAGCTAAGAGAATGGATGAACAAAGAGTCCATTTGCCCTCAACTATAAAGGAACAAAGTTCTagctga
- the GPSM2 gene encoding G-protein-signaling modulator 2 isoform X3, whose product MEASCLELALEGERLCKAGDCRAGVSFFEAAVQVGTEDLKTLSAIYSQLGNAYFYLHEYGKALEYHHHDLTLARTIGDLLGEAKASGNLGNTLKVLGNFEEAIVCCQRHLDISRELNDKVGEARALYNLGNVYHSKGKNVASVGTHDPGELPDDVKNALQKAATYYEENLSIVTELGDRAAQGRAFGNLGNTHYLLGNFRSAVLAHEQRLLIAKEFGDRSAERRAYSNLGNAYIFLGEFETASEYYKRTLQLARQLKDRAVEAQACYSLGNTYTLLQDYEKAIDYHLKHLVIAQELNDKIGEGRACWSLGNAYTALGNHDQAMHFAERHLEISREVGDKSGELTARLNLSDLQMVLGLSYSTNNSMMAESHAVDTSLNGTRPRVGRRHSMENMELMKLTPEKVQNWNSEILAKQKPLVAKPSAKLHFVNRLKGKKYKTGTTSKVLQDASNSIDHRLPNSQRKNSREAMADEGFFDLLSRFQSNRMDDQRCYFQEKNRFSTASVATSSSPPKTMRKSFSTSVVSPHTDEFLDLLASSQSRRLDDQRASFSNLPGLRLNQRNSHSVLGHLMARNNRDLDDDFFDILIKCQGSRLDDQRCAPPSSAKGPTVPDEDFFSLILRSQAKRMDEQRVHLPSTIKEQSSS is encoded by the exons ATGGAGGCTTCCTGCCTGGAGCTAGCTTTGGAAGGTGAGCGCCTGTGTAAAGCAGGAGATTGCCGAGCTGGTGTGTCTTTCTTTGAAGCAGCTGTTCAGGTTGGAACTGAAGATTTAAAAACACTCAGTGCTATTTACAGCCAGTTAGGCAATGCCTATTTCTACTTGCATGAATATGGAAAGGCCTTGGAATACCATCACCATGATTTAACTCTTGCAAG AACAATTGGAGATCTACTGGGTGAAGCTAAAGCTAGTGGGAATCTGGGCAACACCTTAAAGGTACTTGGGAATTTTGAAGAAGCTATTGTTTGTTGTCAGAGACATCTGGATATTTCCAGAGAGTTAAATGATAAG gTTGGAGAAGCAAGAGCACTGTATAATCTGGGAAATGTATATCACTCTAAAGGGAAAAATGTAGCCAGTGTTGGGACTCATGATCCAGGGGAACTTCCAGATGATGTGaaaaatgctttacaaaaaGCTGCAACTTATTATGA GGAAAATCTGTCAATAGTAACAGAGCTGGGTGATAGAGCAGCACAAGGACGTGCCTTTGGAAACCTGGGAAACACACACTATCTTCTGGGCAACTTCAGGAGTGCGGTTTTAGCCCATGAACAG cgtCTCCTAATTGCAAAGGAGTTTGGCGATAGATCAGCGGAAAGAAGAGCATACAGCAATCTTGGAAACGCCTACATCTTCCTGGGTGAATTTGAAACCGCTTCAGAATACTACAA GAGGACACTCCAGCTGGCTCGACAGCTTAAAGACAGAGCTGTGGAAGCACAGGCCTGCTACAGCCTTGGGAACACGTACACTTTGCTTCAGGATTATGAAAAAGCAATTGATTATCATTTGAAACACCTCGTGATTGCTCAGGAATTAAATGACAA aattgGTGAAGGAAGAGCATGCTGGAGTTTAGGGAATGCTTACACTGCGCTGGGAAATCACGACCAAGCTATGCATTTTGCAGAAAGGCACCTGGAGATCTCAAGAGAG gtAGGAGATAAAAGTGGAGAACTCACTGCAAGACTTAATCTCTCAGATCTTCAAATGGTTCTTGGATTAAGCTACAGCACAAACAACTCCATGATGGCAGAAAGCCATGCGGTAGATACCAGTCTGAATG GTACCAGACCAAGAGTAGGACGCCGTCACAGTATGGAGAACATGGAACTTATGAAAttaactccggaaaag GTTCAGAACTGGAACAGTGAGATTCTTGCTAAGCAGAAACCACTGGTTGCCAAACCTTCagcaaaactgcattttgtaAATCGACTAAAAGGCAAAAAGTACAAAACCGGCACCACTTCAAAAGTTTTGCAGGATGCCAGTAATTCTATTGATCATCGACTTCCAAACTCACAGAGG aaaaacagtCGGGAGGCAATGGCAGATGAAGGGTTCTTTGATCTGCTGAGTCGATTCCAGAGCAACAGGATGGATGATCAGAGATGCTACTTCCAGGAGAAGAACAGGTTCTCAACTGCTTCAGTGGCAACATCCTCTTCTCCACCTAAAACAAtgagaaaat CCTTTTCTACATCTGTAGTTTCACCCCACACAGATGAGTTTCTAGACCTACTTGCTAGCTCTCAGAGCCGCCGGCTCGATGACCAGCGTGCCAGCTTTAGCAATCTACCTGGACTCCGTCTTAACCAGCGCAACAGTCACTCAGTCCTGGGTCATCTCATGGCACGTAACAACAGGGACCTAGATGATGACTTCTTTGATATACTGATAAAATGTCAG GGTTCCAGACTGGACGATCAAAGATGTGCTCCTCCCTCATCTGCAAAAGGACCAACTGTACCAGATGAGGATTTTTTCAGCCTGATTTTACGGTCACAAGCTAAGAGAATGGATGAACAAAGAGTCCATTTGCCCTCAACTATAAAGGAACAAAGTTCTagctga